A region of Desulfonauticus submarinus DNA encodes the following proteins:
- the rplX gene encoding 50S ribosomal protein L24, producing MAQKILVNDKVMVIAGKDKNKVGKVLKILRDKNKVIVEGVNKVKRHVKPNPYRNEPGGIVEKEAPIDISNVALLCDSCAKPTRVGFKFTEDGKKVRFCKKCNEVISKVQ from the coding sequence ATGGCACAGAAGATATTGGTTAATGATAAGGTAATGGTAATAGCCGGTAAGGATAAAAATAAGGTTGGCAAGGTTTTAAAGATTTTAAGAGATAAGAATAAGGTGATAGTAGAAGGCGTGAATAAAGTTAAGCGCCATGTTAAACCTAATCCTTATCGCAATGAGCCAGGAGGTATTGTGGAAAAAGAGGCTCCTATAGATATTTCCAATGTGGCTCTGTTGTGTGACTCTTGTGCTAAGCCAACCCGTGTCGGCTTTAAGTTTACTGAGGATGGTAAGAAAGTTCGCTTCTGTAAAAAATGTAATGAAGTAATTAGTAAGGTGCAGTAA
- the rplN gene encoding 50S ribosomal protein L14 translates to MIQVESKLEVADNSGAKKVACIKVLGGTRRRYASIGDIIVVSVKEAIPHSKVKKGEVYKAVVVRTKKEVGRPDGSYIRFDENAAVLLNKNLEPIGTRIFGPVGRELRSKNFMKIVSLAPEVL, encoded by the coding sequence ATGATACAGGTTGAAAGTAAATTAGAAGTAGCGGACAATTCTGGGGCTAAAAAGGTCGCCTGCATAAAGGTGCTTGGCGGCACAAGAAGAAGATATGCTAGTATAGGTGATATCATAGTAGTCTCAGTAAAGGAGGCAATTCCTCACTCAAAGGTAAAAAAGGGTGAGGTATATAAGGCCGTAGTAGTTAGAACAAAGAAGGAAGTGGGTCGTCCAGATGGCTCTTATATTCGTTTTGATGAGAATGCTGCGGTATTGTTAAATAAAAATTTAGAGCCTATAGGTACTCGTATTTTTGGCCCTGTGGGTCGTGAACTAAGAAGTAAGAATTTTATGAAGATTGTATCTTTAGCTCCTGAGGTACTGTAA
- the rpsQ gene encoding 30S ribosomal protein S17, with product MRANRRKLVGVVVSDKGDKTIVVQVERLVKHPLLKKYVKKRKKFMAHDPNNDCKMGDKVEIVESRPLSARKRWHLVRIIEKAK from the coding sequence ATGAGAGCAAATAGGCGAAAATTAGTTGGCGTCGTGGTGAGCGACAAAGGTGATAAGACAATAGTGGTGCAAGTAGAAAGATTAGTAAAGCATCCACTATTAAAAAAGTATGTTAAAAAAAGAAAAAAGTTTATGGCCCATGACCCCAACAATGATTGTAAGATGGGGGACAAGGTAGAGATTGTTGAGTCTAGACCTCTTAGTGCCCGCAAACGCTGGCATTTAGTCCGGATTATTGAAAAAGCTAAGTAA
- the rpmC gene encoding 50S ribosomal protein L29: MKAKELRSLAVGELHKKLADLRRELFNLRFQHATAQLENTQRIPQVKRDIARVLTVLREKELESQNESK, translated from the coding sequence GTGAAGGCGAAAGAACTGCGTTCATTGGCTGTGGGAGAACTACATAAGAAGTTAGCTGATCTTAGGCGAGAATTGTTTAACTTACGCTTTCAGCATGCCACAGCGCAACTTGAAAATACCCAGCGTATTCCCCAGGTAAAGAGAGATATTGCCAGGGTTTTAACCGTATTACGTGAAAAAGAGTTGGAGTCTCAAAATGAGAGCAAATAG
- the rplP gene encoding 50S ribosomal protein L16 codes for MLSPKRVKYRKQQKGKLRGKAYRGNKVSFGDVGLKALEHGKLTSQQIEAARVAMIRHIRRGGKIFIRIFPDKPITAKPAETRQGSGKGSPVGWCAPVKPGKILYEIKGVSIELAKEALRRASYKLPIKTAIVVKEM; via the coding sequence ATGCTCAGTCCAAAGAGAGTTAAATATCGTAAGCAGCAGAAGGGAAAGTTAAGAGGAAAGGCTTATCGTGGCAACAAGGTGAGTTTTGGAGATGTAGGCTTAAAGGCTCTTGAGCATGGAAAACTGACTAGTCAGCAGATAGAGGCTGCTCGTGTAGCCATGATTAGGCATATTCGTAGAGGAGGAAAAATTTTTATTAGAATTTTTCCTGATAAACCTATTACAGCAAAGCCTGCTGAGACAAGGCAGGGAAGTGGTAAAGGTTCCCCAGTGGGTTGGTGTGCTCCGGTAAAGCCGGGTAAAATTTTATATGAAATAAAAGGGGTTAGCATAGAGCTGGCCAAAGAGGCTTTACGCAGAGCCTCTTATAAGCTGCCCATAAAAACCGCAATAGTGGTTAAGGAGATGTAG
- the rpsC gene encoding 30S ribosomal protein S3 codes for MGQKVHPYGFRLGYTKNWLSRWYAKAEYPQFVYEDRHIRKFVKDKLYHAGVSKIEIERAADKVRVIINTARPGIVIGRKGVEIENLRKELQQKFKREFNIEVLEVKRPETDAQLIAENVALQLERRVAFRRAMKRAIGLATKFGVKGIKVSCAGRLGGAEIARTEWQREGRVPLQTLRADVDYGFAIAKTTYGVIGVKVWVYKGDILDEVN; via the coding sequence TTGGGTCAGAAAGTACATCCATACGGTTTTCGTTTAGGTTATACCAAAAATTGGCTGTCCCGTTGGTATGCAAAGGCAGAGTATCCTCAGTTTGTCTATGAGGACAGGCATATTAGAAAATTTGTGAAAGACAAATTGTATCATGCTGGGGTATCTAAGATAGAAATAGAGCGGGCAGCAGATAAAGTAAGGGTTATTATTAATACTGCTAGGCCCGGGATTGTGATTGGTCGAAAAGGCGTAGAGATTGAGAATTTAAGAAAGGAACTTCAGCAGAAGTTTAAAAGAGAGTTTAATATAGAAGTTTTAGAAGTGAAACGCCCTGAGACAGATGCCCAGCTTATAGCAGAGAATGTTGCCTTGCAATTAGAGAGACGTGTAGCATTTAGACGTGCAATGAAAAGAGCCATTGGTTTAGCTACAAAATTTGGTGTAAAGGGAATAAAGGTTTCTTGTGCAGGTAGGTTAGGCGGTGCTGAGATTGCACGAACAGAGTGGCAGAGGGAAGGACGGGTTCCTTTGCAGACTTTGCGTGCAGATGTAGATTATGGCTTTGCCATAGCCAAAACTACCTATGGTGTTATAGGTGTTAAGGTTTGGGTTTATAAAGGTGATATTCTAGACGAGGTAAATTAA
- the rplV gene encoding 50S ribosomal protein L22, which produces MEVKAVAKYVRISPRKARLVADLIKDKPIEDALNILKFTPKKAARLIEKVLSSAIANAEHNMSLDIDNLYVKRVLIDEGPTMKRIKPYAMGRAFYIRKRTSHITVIVDEA; this is translated from the coding sequence ATGGAAGTTAAAGCTGTTGCTAAATATGTTAGGATTTCGCCGAGAAAGGCGAGGTTGGTTGCGGATTTGATAAAAGATAAACCTATTGAGGATGCTTTAAATATTTTAAAGTTTACACCCAAAAAAGCAGCCAGGTTAATAGAAAAGGTCTTGAGTTCTGCTATTGCTAATGCAGAGCATAATATGAGTCTGGATATAGATAATCTTTATGTGAAAAGGGTTTTAATAGATGAAGGCCCTACAATGAAAAGAATAAAACCTTATGCTATGGGCCGGGCCTTCTATATCCGGAAGAGGACCAGTCACATAACAGTTATAGTAGACGAAGCATAG
- the rpsS gene encoding 30S ribosomal protein S19, which produces MPRSLKKGPFVDDHLLKKVEKARQEKSKKVIKTWSRRSTIIPEMVGLTFAVHNGRKFIPVFVTENMVGHKLGEFSPTRTYYGHAADKKSKGKGKK; this is translated from the coding sequence ATGCCCAGATCACTAAAGAAAGGTCCTTTTGTAGATGATCATTTGTTAAAGAAAGTTGAGAAGGCGCGGCAGGAGAAGAGTAAAAAAGTAATTAAGACCTGGTCCAGAAGGTCCACCATTATTCCTGAAATGGTAGGTCTAACCTTTGCTGTTCATAATGGTAGAAAGTTTATACCAGTATTTGTAACAGAGAACATGGTAGGTCATAAGTTAGGAGAATTTTCTCCTACCCGGACTTATTATGGACATGCTGCTGATAAGAAGAGTAAAGGTAAGGGTAAAAAATAA
- the rplB gene encoding 50S ribosomal protein L2 codes for MGVRKLKPTSPGRRFQTVSTFEEITKTTPEKSLTKGLNKKSGRNNYGRVTSRRRGGGNKRKYRIIDFKRRDKFGVPAKVAAIEYDPNRSARIALLSYLDGEKRYILAPVGLNVGDQVVAGTDVDIKPGNALPLENIPVGTIVHNIELTYGRGGQLARSAGTYAQVLAKEGKYVLLRLPSGEIRYVLAKNMATVGQVGNLDHENISIGKAGRNRWLGRRPKVRGVAMNPIDHPLGGGEGRSSGGRHPCSPWGWPTKGYKTRNPKKQSSKFIVKRRK; via the coding sequence ATGGGTGTTAGAAAGTTAAAGCCCACCTCTCCTGGAAGACGTTTTCAAACAGTTTCCACGTTTGAAGAAATTACAAAGACAACCCCTGAGAAGTCTTTAACTAAGGGATTGAATAAGAAGAGTGGTCGCAATAATTATGGTAGAGTGACCTCCAGGCGAAGGGGTGGTGGAAATAAGAGAAAATATAGGATTATAGATTTTAAGAGACGGGATAAGTTTGGTGTTCCAGCAAAGGTAGCAGCTATAGAATATGATCCTAATAGAAGTGCGCGAATTGCCCTTCTAAGTTATTTGGATGGAGAAAAGCGATATATCTTGGCTCCTGTAGGTTTAAATGTAGGAGATCAAGTGGTAGCTGGAACAGATGTAGATATTAAACCAGGCAATGCGTTGCCTTTAGAAAATATTCCTGTAGGTACAATTGTCCATAACATTGAACTTACTTATGGTCGAGGTGGTCAACTTGCACGTTCAGCTGGAACTTATGCTCAAGTTTTGGCGAAAGAAGGAAAGTATGTTTTGTTAAGACTTCCTTCTGGAGAAATACGATATGTTTTGGCTAAAAATATGGCCACTGTTGGACAAGTTGGTAACTTAGATCATGAGAATATTTCGATTGGTAAGGCAGGTCGGAATAGGTGGCTGGGTAGAAGGCCTAAGGTTAGAGGTGTTGCTATGAACCCCATTGACCATCCTTTGGGTGGTGGTGAAGGAAGGTCTTCTGGTGGAAGACATCCTTGTTCTCCGTGGGGTTGGCCTACCAAGGGCTATAAGACGAGGAATCCAAAGAAACAGTCTAGTAAGTTTATTGTAAAAAGGCGCAAATAA
- the rplW gene encoding 50S ribosomal protein L23: MDITQVIIKPLLTEKSTLLKDRDNKVTFLVHPKANKYQIKSAVEELFGVRVERVNVVRKRPRALKRFGRVVGKKAGSKKAYVTLAPGDKIEFFEGV; the protein is encoded by the coding sequence ATGGACATTACACAGGTTATTATTAAACCTCTTTTAACAGAAAAGAGCACTCTACTAAAAGATAGAGATAATAAGGTAACTTTTTTAGTTCATCCTAAGGCTAATAAGTACCAGATAAAGAGTGCGGTAGAAGAGCTTTTTGGGGTAAGAGTTGAGAGGGTAAATGTGGTACGTAAACGACCCAGGGCTTTAAAGAGATTTGGCAGAGTTGTTGGCAAAAAGGCTGGCAGCAAAAAAGCATATGTGACTTTAGCGCCTGGGGATAAAATTGAATTTTTTGAAGGGGTTTAG